The DNA window GCCAAGGTGGCGCAGGCGGGCCATCAGCAGGAGGTTCTCCTCGCCGGTGAGCAACCCGTCGACCGCGGAGAACTGCCCGGTCAGGCCGATCGAGGCACGGACGCCGTCCTGCTGGCGAACGATGTCGAATCCGTTGACGGATGCCGAGCCTCCGTCTGGCCTGATGAGAGTCGACAGGATGTGTACTGCCGTTGTCTTGCCAGCCCCGTTTGGGCCGAGCAGTGCGGTGACGGTCCCCGCCTGAACGGAGAGGCTGACGTCGTCGAGGACGACTTTGTCGCCGTAGGACTTTCGGAGTCCGGTGACATGGATAGCTGGCGTGTTCCCTGCGGTGTTCCTTGCGTTCTTCATTGGGATGTTCCCTTCGAATCAGCCCGGCTTCATCGGGCGCGTTGGATGGTGATGTTGCCGAACTGGGTCCGCGCGCGCACCGCGACGGTTTGTTCGGATGTGTCTGGTGCGGCGTCACTGTCGAGATCGCTGCGCACGCGTCCGTCCCTTGACGACGCATCAAGCCAGGCGGGGATGCCGTCACGGACGCCGATGGAGATCTGGCCGAATCCGCTCTCGACCTGGATCGAGCCACTGGAGACCTCGCGCAGTTCGATAGCGCCGTACGCGGTCTTCGCGGTCACCGACCCCAGGGCCCTCTCGATCTCGAGGTCACCGTACGAGAGCTTCGCCTCGAGTTCACCGCCGGATTCAGCGACCCTGATATTGCCGTGGGACGATTTGAGCAACGCGTCGCCGGTCACGGTGCGGACGCGGATCTGGCCGTGATCTGCGGTGATTTCGGCGCCGCCGTCGACGGTTCCCACCGTCGTATTGCCGTGTCCGGCGCGCAGCCACAGGTCACCCGTCTGCTCCAGGTCGACGGCGCCCGTCGATGCTTTGACCCGGGTGGCGCCGAGGCGGCCCCGTGAGTTCAGGTTGCCGACCGAGATGTCGGCGGTGAGCCGTGAGCCCGCCGGCAGCTCGACGATCAGGTCGATGGACTCGGTCGGCCCGATGAAGCTGAGCCTGGGCTTCGGTCCGGTCACCGTCAGGCGTTGCCCGTCGAAGTCGATCTTCGTCTCCTCGGCGCCCCGGCGGTCAACGGCTTTGGCGGGGTTCGTCGGGGACGCCGTCACGACGGTGTCTTCGCGGTCGCTTGCGACGACGGTGATTTCGCCGACCGGCAGCTTGATGGCGAGGTCTATGGTGTGTGGTGTGGCGAATCTGGGCATGCGTGCGCCTCCCTTTCTCTGGGCGTGCTTGTCGGGCCCCGTGGTGTCACGGGGATCAAATGTGGTGAGCCGGGCCGGTTACCGCGCCCAGCCGGCGAAGTTGTCGCCGGTGCGCAGCGTTCGCTGTGCGTTTCGTCGTTGTTTGGGGGCAAGGGCGGCGGCAACCGCGCGGACCAGCCAGGTATTGACCGACAGACCGTCGGCCGCTGCCGCCTCGTCTACCCGAGCCTTGAGAGCGTCCGGCAGGCGAAGAGTGGTGCGGGAGGTGCTTGTGTCATCGAGATCGACCGCCGCGAGTACGCGATCGTCGGTCTCGGGCTCCGGTGTTGGTTGCGTGACGACGAACTCGACGTCGCGCCCGCGCAGGCGCAGATCAACCGATCCGGGGGCGAGATCGCGGGTGATCTCGCCGACGGCGGCAGAGAGTGCCTCGAGGAGCACGAGCCGCGTCGCTGAGTCCAGGCCAGCGGCAAGCCGCTCGGCCACGGCGCGGGTGTCTTCCGCACCGTTCGCGGCGGCATCCACCAGCTGGCGTTGGAGGTCAGTGACGTAGGGCCCAAGTTCCATGGCGTCAGTCTGACACCACGATGGTGTCACGTCAAGGGAAAAATGGTGTCACGGCGAGAATTGGCTGGGGCAATGCGATCCGGGACCCCACACCGCTCGCACGTGGATAATGTCCCCATGCCCAAGATCACCGCCCCGACCGTTGTGGAACACCGTATCCATCAGCGTCGTGCTCTCCTCGATGCCGCCGAGGCGATCATCGGTGACGAGGGTATCGCGGGCGTCACTCCGCGTTCGGTCGGAGAGCGGGCGGGGCTGTCTCGCTCCAGCTTCTACGAGTACTTCCCCTCGAGAGACGATCTCCTCGCCGCGATCGCCGTCCAGGCGTTCGATGAGTGGGTCGCTGAGCTCGAGACCGCCACCGCGGCGGTGCCAGCCGGTGCCGACCGCCTTCATGCCTACGTCGAGGCCACAATGCGGATGACGGCAGACGGCAAGCACTCCCTCGCGACGGGGCTTCGCGACGCCGATCTCTCACCGAAGAGCCGCGACGCCATCATGGCGATGCACGACATACTGCTTGCGCCGCTCCGTACCCTGCTCGAGGAGATGCAGATTCCGGATGCCGCGACGACAGCCATGCTCGTTCAGGGCATGATCAACTCCGGCGTTCAGCTGGTCGGCCACGGTGTTCCGGCTCAGGAGGTCACCACCGCCATCAACACGATGCTCGATTCCGGTATTCGCGCCTGACGACGGCCTCCGCCACAGTTCGACCGACGCCCGCGCTCGCCGGATTCGTCTTATCGACACAGTGTCGATAACATCGGGACCATGGAGATTCTGAAGAACGTCATACTCGCATTCCACATCATCGGCGTAGCCAGCCTGCTCGGCGGTGTTCTGGTGCAGATCTCTCAGATCAAGCTCGGCAAGACGCGCATCATCCCGGCCATCATGCACGGCGCCTGGCTGCTGCTCGTTACCGGTGTTCTCCTGGTCGGACTCCAGTACCCGCTCGGACACGAGGTCAACAACCTCAAGATCACCGTCAAACTCGTTGTGCTCATCGCCATCTTCGTGATCGCCTTCATGAACAAAAAGCGCGACGTGCTTGCCAGCTGGGTCATCCCCGCACTCGGCGGCCTGGCCGTCGCCAACATCCTTATCGCGACGGTCTGGAAGCAATACAACTAAGACCGCTCACCAACGAAGCGCCGGCCGGATCAACACCCGGTCGGCGCTTCGTGCATTCGGGATGGAGGTCAGGCGAGCGTCAGGAAGAGCTTCTCCAGCTCGTCGACCGTCATCGGGTCGCTCTTCTCACCCGTGCCACTGACGCAATCCTTCATCGCTGATGACACGATGGTGAAGCCTGCACGGTCGAGAGCCTTTGAGACTGCGGCGAGCTGGATGACGACGTCACGGCACTCGGACCCGGACTCGACGGCAGCGATGACCGATGACAGCTGTCCCTGCGCGCGCTTGAGCCGGTTCAGCACCTTTTTCTGGCTGTCAGCGGCAGTTTCGGCGGGAACGGGTGCGGTGGGTGTCGACATGGTGTCCTTACGCGAATGGGGTAGCGGGAGGTGTGCGGTGTGCGCCGGTCTTTGGCGACGTGGATGCCGTTCCGGCCAGCCAGGTGCGGTAGCCGCCATCGAGGTTACGTACGTCGTGGCCGAGCTGACTGAGGAGCCGCGATGCGGTGTGCCCGCGCTGCCCGACCTGGCAGTGGACGATGATCGGAGCATCCGGCAGTTCAGCAGCGCGTTCACGGATCTCGTCGAGGGGCAGGTTGATCGCCCCGGGGATGCCGCCCCGGTCGAATTCGCCCGCGGAGCGAACGTCGATCAGGGTCGCTCCGGCCGAAACCGCGTCATCCAGTTCGTGCCACTGGACACTGCGGGTGGCCCCCGTTGCGAGGTTGTCGGCGACGTAGCCCGCCATGTTGACGGCATCCTTCGCCGAGCCGAACTGGGGCGCGTACGCGAGTTCCAGCCGCGACAGCTGGGACGCTGTCAGGCCGCCGGCCATCGCCGTGGCGATGACGTCGATTCGCTTGTCGACGCCGGACCCACCGACGATCTGGGCGCCGAGGATGGCATCCGTTTCAGCGTCGACGAGGAGCTTCATCGACATTTGTTCGGCGCCGGGATAGTAGCCAGCGTGCGATGACGGATGCGTGTGGATGACGCGGTGCGGCCGGCCTGCGGCGAGCAGTCGGGTCTCGCTCCAGCCGATCATCGCGATGGTGAGGCCGAAGAGTCCGACGATCGATGCGCCGAACGCGGGAACGCTCGGTTCGGCGACGCCCGCGATGGCATCTGCGGCGGTCCTGCCGTGGCGGTTGGCGAGGCCTGCCATCGTCACGAGCGTTGCGCCATGGTCGATGCCATCAGTTTTCTCGACGGCGTCGCCGACCGCGTAGATCGAGGGGTCGCTCGTGCGCTGGAATTCATCGACGACGATGCCGCCGCTGGCCCCGATGGCAATGCCGGCGTCGCGAGCGAGGGATGAGTCGGGTCGCACGCCCCGCGCGTCGATGATGAGGTCGGCGGCGACGGCGGTTCCGTCGTCGAGGTGCACCATGCCGGCGCGGATATCGGTGACCGTGGTGTGAACGCGCAGGTCGACACCGTGGTCGCGGAGGGCGTCGATGACTGGGGCGGCCATCTCAGGATCGAGGGGGGACAGCGGACGGGGTCCGCGCTGGACGAGGGTCACGGCGAGTCCTCTGGCGACGAGGTTCTCGACGGCTTCGAGCCCGATGAATCCGGCGCCCATGATGACAGCGCGCGCGCTGTCGCCGGCCTCATCGAGAACCGTGGTGATGGCATCCACATCATCGATGGTTCGCAGTGTGTGGACCGGGATGTCGTTTCCGGGGAGAGTGCCGGTCACCGTTGCGCCCGCAGCGAGGATCAGTACGTCGTACGGCTCCGTATGGGTGACACCGTCGCGGACGCCTGTGACCTCAACGGTTCTGGATTCGCGATCGATCCGCGTGACTTCCTGGAGTACCCGTGCGTCGAGGCGAAAACGCGCGGCGAGTGAGGCGGGAGTCTGGAGGAGGAGGCTCTCGCGATCCTCGATGATCCCACCGACGTAGTACGGCAGCCCGCAGTTGGCGAACGAGACGTAAGGCCCGCGCTCAAACACGACGATCTCCGCGCTCTCATCGAGACGGCGCAGGCGGGTTGCAGCGGACATCCCGCCCGCGACACCTCCGACGATGACAATCTTCATAACGGTCCCGCTCCGCTTAGCGGCCGAAAAGGCGTGCGAAGAACCCGCCTGAGCTCGGCGTGTTCTCGTGACCCTGGCATCGGTCAGCGCGTGGCACGCCAACCATGACCGCATCGACGTGCTGACCGCAGCCCGCCCATGTCGTCTTTCCGCAGGTCTTGCAGGTCACAGCTCGGCACATCGTTTGGATTCTCCCTCGGTATTCGGGCACCCGGCGGGGTACCTGAACCCAACGTAAGATACCCCAGGGGGTATACCAAATCCGTGTTTGAACTCTGATTACTTTGACAGGGAACGGCTGGACTGATCGCGGCCTGAGTCGCTGATGAGGGCTCGAGGAGCCCGTTTCGAGCAGTTCGGTGAAGCGTATTTTGTCGGATGGTTGACGGAAAATTTCGGCCCTAATAGCTTGGCCACAATCCGCCCACTCAATGAGGAGTTCCCCGCATGCGCAGAAGATCTCGATACATCGGTGCCGCCGTCAGCGCTGCCGCACTCGTCCTGGGTGTGGTGCCTCTCGGGGCTGCCGCAGCGGCTCCCGACACGCTGGTGGGTGCCGGGCTGGAGTCTGATCTGCCGCTCATCCCGCAGCCTGTGTCCGTCGAGCGCACGGAAGGTACCTTCACGCTCGACGAGGGGGTGCGGATCGAAGCGATCGGAGACGCGGTCCCGGCGGCAGAGTACCTGGCAGAGATCCTGCGTCCATCGACGGGGTTCGAGGTGCCGGTGGTTGCCGATGCTGAGGGATCGATGATTTCGATTGAGGTGGCACCGGGCAACGCGCCCGCGGGCCACGAGGCGGAGGGCTACCAGCTTGACGTCACGGCAGACGGTGTCGGGATTGCTGCCGACACCGCGGAGGGTGCCCTCAACGGCGTCCAGACTCTCCGCCAGTTGTTGCCGGGGTGGGTCGAGTCCGACACCACTCTGCGCACCTCCTGGACGGTTCCCTTCGTCTCGATCGAGGACTACCCGCGTTTCGGCTACCGGGGCCTGATGGTGGACACAGCGCGGAGTTTCTATTCTGTCGATGACGTCAAACGTCTCATCGACAGTGCGGCGCCACTGAAGATCAATAGGCTTCACATCCATCTCACCGACGACCAGGGCTGGCGAATCGCGATGGACACGCCCGCGGATAACCCCTCAGGGATCGATTACGGCCTCCTCACCGAGGTGAGTGGCGCCACGGCGATGACGTACAACCGCGACGGCCAGCTCATGGGCACCGAGCTCGGGCACACGGGGTTCTACACCAAGGCCGACTACATTCAGATCGTCGAGTATGCCGGCCGCAACGGCATGGTCGTGGTTCCGGAGATCGACATGCCGAGCCACACGAACGCAGCCCTTCACGCCATTCCGCAACTCAACTCGGCTGGTTCCAACCCGAAACCCGCCCCGGGAGAGCTCACCGTGCCCGCTCAGGGCACGGGCGACGTCGGCATCTCGACCTTCGACGCCGACAACCCGCACACCTACACCTTCATCACGGAGGTACTGGTGCAGCTCGCCGAGCTCACGCCGGGGCAATACCTGCACATCGGTGGGGACGAGGCGCACGTGACGAGCCGCGAGGATTACGCGGCCATGGTCGACTTCGCGACGGCGGAGGTCGCGAAACTCGGCAAGACCGTCGTCGGCTGGAACGAGTATGCCGATACCGCCCTCCCCGAGAACGACGCCGTCGTGCAGTTGTGGATGGGCGACGGAGCCTCTACCCGTGAGGCGGTGGACACGCGCGGTGCGCAAGTGATCATGTCGCCGGCGGAAAAGGCCTACATGCCGCAGAAGCAGGACGCCCGTCAGCCGGTTGGCGGAACCTGGGCCTGCCCGGGGCCATGCACCATCGAGAACGCCTACGACTGGAATCCAGCGACCTACGTCGCCGGGATCGGTGAGGAGGATGTCCTCGGCGTCGAGGCCGCCTTCTGGGGCGAGTTCATTCGCGGTGTCGACCAGGCGCAGTTCTATACGTTCCCGAGGCTGCTCGCGACGGCCGAGGCCGGCTGGACTCCGGAGGCTGAGAAGGACGAGGCGAGCTTCCTCGACCGGGTCGCCGCTCATGGGCCACGGATGACAGTGCAGGGAATCAACTTCTTCCCGACCGCAACGGTGGACTGGGCAGTGTCGGCGGCGCAGACGGACTCGGCGTCAACGTTCGCCACTCAGGCGGTGGATGTGATCGAAGGAGAACTCGGTCAACCCGTGCAGATCGGCTGGAACGTGGCCGCCCCTGACACCACGAGCGCCGATGTAGCCGCGTTACTGCGCTGGGATGACGGGCAGGCCACCGAGGTCGTGTTGACCTCGACCGGAGTGACGGACATTGCAGCCATGACGATCAACCCGCTCTACACCGGCACCACGTCACGTTCGTTCGCCGAGGCGGGCACATACACCGGAACACTTGAGGTGTCGGTGGGTGGAGCGCTTGCGGCATCCGAACCGGTCACCGTGACCGTTGCCGCGGCGCCCGGTGTTCCAGCCGAGCCCGGTGTTCCTGCCGAGGCCGGTGTCCCGAGCGAGCCGGGCGTTCCGGTTGAGCCTGGGGTCGGCGAAGGTTTGGGCGACGCGTCCGGAAGCGGAGAAGTCTCCGGGGGTCGAGCGTCGGGAACATCCGATTCGCTTGGCCGCACGGGCGGCGGTGAGATCTGGCCAAGCCTCGCACTCGGAGTCGGTGCGCTTGCCATCGGCGCACTCGGATTGGTTCTGGTACAAACCGGGCGACGTCGCCGGGGCGCAGCAGACTAGTCGCGCCGGGTCACGGCTTCGGTGGGGCTGTGGACGCACGCACGATGAGTTCCGGGTGCAACCTTTCGGTTGCACCCGGTTCGCGCTTTTCGATCATGTCGATGACCCGCGTCGCTGTGGCGCGACCGACCTGTTCGAATGGCTGCCGAACCGTGGTGAGCGCGGGTGCAGCGTATGCCGCGAGGGCTATGTCGTCGACGCTGGCTACGGAGATCTCGTCAGGCACGATGCGGCCCGCTTCGTGCAGTGCCCGAATCACACCGAAGGCCATCTCATCGCTGGAGACAAACACCGCTGTCGCGTCGGGGATCGCTGCGAGGGTTCGGCCTGCCCGGTAGCCGGACTCGGGCGACCAGTCGGCGGGAATAACCGGGGGTGGGGTAATGCCGTGTTCTTCGAGGACGGCTTCCCACTCCTCGCGGCGAGCCTTTGATTCCTGCCAGAACTCGTCTCCGGAGACGTGCCAGACCGAACGGTGGCCGAGCTCGAGCAGGTATTCCGTGGCCATGCGGGCTATGGCTCGCTGATCGACGAGCGCATCGATCCCAGTGCTGTCTGACTGGCGATGACCGACGGTTGGCGTGCGCTCGGTGCGCGCTCCCAGGGCTTCGGCGAGGTAGCCGACCGGGGCGAGAAAGACGATCCCTTCGGAGCCCTGGCGCTCCAGCCGCTCGAATGCCTCCACGAAGGCGGCCGGCGCTGAGTGTTGTGGAACGCTCGCGGTGGTCACGGTGTACCCGGACTCCGCAGCGACGGCTTCGACGCCGAGCAGGATCGCGCTCGTCGAGTAGCGCCCGGACGAGACGAGGATGACCCCGAGGGTGCGGGTCCGACCTGAGGCGAGAGACGCGGCGGCCGCGTGGAGTCGGTAGCC is part of the Mycetocola zhujimingii genome and encodes:
- a CDS encoding DUF4097 family beta strand repeat-containing protein, which produces MPRFATPHTIDLAIKLPVGEITVVASDREDTVVTASPTNPAKAVDRRGAEETKIDFDGQRLTVTGPKPRLSFIGPTESIDLIVELPAGSRLTADISVGNLNSRGRLGATRVKASTGAVDLEQTGDLWLRAGHGNTTVGTVDGGAEITADHGQIRVRTVTGDALLKSSHGNIRVAESGGELEAKLSYGDLEIERALGSVTAKTAYGAIELREVSSGSIQVESGFGQISIGVRDGIPAWLDASSRDGRVRSDLDSDAAPDTSEQTVAVRARTQFGNITIQRAR
- a CDS encoding toxin-antitoxin system HicB family antitoxin, translating into MELGPYVTDLQRQLVDAAANGAEDTRAVAERLAAGLDSATRLVLLEALSAAVGEITRDLAPGSVDLRLRGRDVEFVVTQPTPEPETDDRVLAAVDLDDTSTSRTTLRLPDALKARVDEAAAADGLSVNTWLVRAVAAALAPKQRRNAQRTLRTGDNFAGWAR
- a CDS encoding TetR/AcrR family transcriptional regulator, producing the protein MPKITAPTVVEHRIHQRRALLDAAEAIIGDEGIAGVTPRSVGERAGLSRSSFYEYFPSRDDLLAAIAVQAFDEWVAELETATAAVPAGADRLHAYVEATMRMTADGKHSLATGLRDADLSPKSRDAIMAMHDILLAPLRTLLEEMQIPDAATTAMLVQGMINSGVQLVGHGVPAQEVTTAINTMLDSGIRA
- a CDS encoding metal-sensitive transcriptional regulator codes for the protein MSTPTAPVPAETAADSQKKVLNRLKRAQGQLSSVIAAVESGSECRDVVIQLAAVSKALDRAGFTIVSSAMKDCVSGTGEKSDPMTVDELEKLFLTLA
- a CDS encoding FAD-dependent oxidoreductase yields the protein MKIVIVGGVAGGMSAATRLRRLDESAEIVVFERGPYVSFANCGLPYYVGGIIEDRESLLLQTPASLAARFRLDARVLQEVTRIDRESRTVEVTGVRDGVTHTEPYDVLILAAGATVTGTLPGNDIPVHTLRTIDDVDAITTVLDEAGDSARAVIMGAGFIGLEAVENLVARGLAVTLVQRGPRPLSPLDPEMAAPVIDALRDHGVDLRVHTTVTDIRAGMVHLDDGTAVAADLIIDARGVRPDSSLARDAGIAIGASGGIVVDEFQRTSDPSIYAVGDAVEKTDGIDHGATLVTMAGLANRHGRTAADAIAGVAEPSVPAFGASIVGLFGLTIAMIGWSETRLLAAGRPHRVIHTHPSSHAGYYPGAEQMSMKLLVDAETDAILGAQIVGGSGVDKRIDVIATAMAGGLTASQLSRLELAYAPQFGSAKDAVNMAGYVADNLATGATRSVQWHELDDAVSAGATLIDVRSAGEFDRGGIPGAINLPLDEIRERAAELPDAPIIVHCQVGQRGHTASRLLSQLGHDVRNLDGGYRTWLAGTASTSPKTGAHRTPPATPFA
- a CDS encoding beta-N-acetylhexosaminidase; this encodes MRRRSRYIGAAVSAAALVLGVVPLGAAAAAPDTLVGAGLESDLPLIPQPVSVERTEGTFTLDEGVRIEAIGDAVPAAEYLAEILRPSTGFEVPVVADAEGSMISIEVAPGNAPAGHEAEGYQLDVTADGVGIAADTAEGALNGVQTLRQLLPGWVESDTTLRTSWTVPFVSIEDYPRFGYRGLMVDTARSFYSVDDVKRLIDSAAPLKINRLHIHLTDDQGWRIAMDTPADNPSGIDYGLLTEVSGATAMTYNRDGQLMGTELGHTGFYTKADYIQIVEYAGRNGMVVVPEIDMPSHTNAALHAIPQLNSAGSNPKPAPGELTVPAQGTGDVGISTFDADNPHTYTFITEVLVQLAELTPGQYLHIGGDEAHVTSREDYAAMVDFATAEVAKLGKTVVGWNEYADTALPENDAVVQLWMGDGASTREAVDTRGAQVIMSPAEKAYMPQKQDARQPVGGTWACPGPCTIENAYDWNPATYVAGIGEEDVLGVEAAFWGEFIRGVDQAQFYTFPRLLATAEAGWTPEAEKDEASFLDRVAAHGPRMTVQGINFFPTATVDWAVSAAQTDSASTFATQAVDVIEGELGQPVQIGWNVAAPDTTSADVAALLRWDDGQATEVVLTSTGVTDIAAMTINPLYTGTTSRSFAEAGTYTGTLEVSVGGALAASEPVTVTVAAAPGVPAEPGVPAEAGVPSEPGVPVEPGVGEGLGDASGSGEVSGGRASGTSDSLGRTGGGEIWPSLALGVGALAIGALGLVLVQTGRRRRGAAD
- a CDS encoding LacI family DNA-binding transcriptional regulator → MPRRSPEDRSPSQVDVARAAGVSAQTVSRVISGNSNVRPETARRVMTAVDAVGYRLHAAAASLASGRTRTLGVILVSSGRYSTSAILLGVEAVAAESGYTVTTASVPQHSAPAAFVEAFERLERQGSEGIVFLAPVGYLAEALGARTERTPTVGHRQSDSTGIDALVDQRAIARMATEYLLELGHRSVWHVSGDEFWQESKARREEWEAVLEEHGITPPPVIPADWSPESGYRAGRTLAAIPDATAVFVSSDEMAFGVIRALHEAGRIVPDEISVASVDDIALAAYAAPALTTVRQPFEQVGRATATRVIDMIEKREPGATERLHPELIVRASTAPPKP